A stretch of the Jeotgalibacillus haloalkalitolerans genome encodes the following:
- a CDS encoding CDP-glycerol glycerophosphotransferase family protein: MESNTSRVLRVSKRVLRKRAGKLKQKMLKSARSEVAATNLTLKDGLLTIEGTAKFLHYTNEGKNPISLSLADAESKKTIIRAEAIIDTVMGHILPVKKSTFSASFNLKKYNENGELNGRKLDVFLHFKGFVNRTYRLYIPVKKLSNGFMNDYNRDNQAIYYPYRTSYGNLSILILSNNDQERLKTIPNLLTGYQMNNGELSLSGWFDSDFLSFFDLNPEDLSLVVKRRGSANNWESEINVTGEHWKAKVNIYDINFSKGVWDFYLSLKKGHMLLHRIRLSNNEVFNENRTFYVPAEKESLKGVCYRTKQNGFSVNIQATMIRATSLEIENLNGDIQFRTNFSKSGLNLSEDQTLKALTLTFIQRDTNQEVSFPLNYELNQLSTHVQTACSFKYNDILDEFGITKKIWDAYLDVETNTDRLRMRIKARSRIMSQTSKQNYFKDQSMYSMYFYQTIYKRLSLVYSLVPLRRTVSDYRFDKLNLILQGKAYIDSSEFENDSATILNIVAKNRVTEEEIFVPCKKLNSGVLKRVLGKAQAKGINFEVEISLIELQGLIDTAKDIIDFYIEASTEKVTRREKIGLKKYRYYKDDVLAATELPSKYEGVDISYCLTITPRGNLKIETFKLEKRFKESLLSVKGEEEIWLIGERPDTAQDTGYHFFRYCRRNFPDQPVYYAINGDSKDLKNIEHLGNVLIAGTPEHFEIASKAKVLIGSHDFDYFLPFKGIQSPGYKDTVKVFLQHGVLGRKKVEYNKKFYKYPFDIFCVSSTDEKHMVMDQQGYTDQDVRVTGLSRFDQLLQDHNPKREILLIPTWREWLNTTDALLESEYLKRYTGFLKNPRLLELLKKHNLKLNFYPHYRMQQFFDEFGTDFDPSINLIKLGEKNVQDLLKDNALMITDFSSVSFDFTYLSKPVIFYHFDRDSFFKGGIMRPFDETFLGDVASEEDQMISYIEKSIENNFAEKEDVKDKKGMIFDYVDQHNCERIYSEIQRAIKEKAKA, translated from the coding sequence ATGGAAAGTAATACGAGTAGGGTTTTAAGAGTATCTAAGAGAGTTTTAAGAAAAAGAGCAGGAAAGCTGAAACAAAAAATGTTAAAATCTGCTAGAAGTGAGGTAGCAGCAACAAATCTCACATTAAAAGACGGGTTACTTACAATAGAAGGAACAGCAAAGTTTTTACATTATACAAATGAAGGTAAGAATCCGATTTCGCTGAGCCTTGCTGATGCTGAAAGCAAAAAGACAATAATCAGAGCTGAAGCGATAATAGATACTGTAATGGGTCACATATTGCCTGTAAAAAAATCAACATTTTCAGCAAGCTTTAATTTGAAAAAATATAACGAAAATGGTGAGTTGAATGGTAGAAAACTTGATGTGTTCCTCCATTTTAAGGGTTTCGTGAACAGAACATACAGGTTATATATACCAGTCAAGAAGCTTTCAAACGGTTTTATGAATGATTACAATCGTGACAATCAAGCAATTTATTATCCGTATAGAACTTCTTATGGGAATTTAAGTATTCTTATATTGTCGAATAATGATCAGGAACGATTAAAAACGATACCCAATTTACTGACAGGATATCAAATGAATAATGGAGAGCTGAGTCTTAGCGGATGGTTTGACTCAGATTTTCTAAGCTTTTTTGATTTAAATCCTGAAGACCTTTCATTAGTGGTGAAAAGAAGAGGTTCAGCTAATAATTGGGAGTCTGAAATAAATGTAACAGGAGAACATTGGAAAGCTAAAGTAAACATTTATGATATTAATTTCTCTAAAGGCGTTTGGGATTTTTATCTCAGTCTTAAAAAAGGCCATATGCTGTTACATCGGATAAGGCTCTCTAATAATGAAGTTTTCAATGAAAACAGAACATTTTATGTGCCTGCAGAAAAGGAATCCTTAAAAGGTGTTTGTTATAGAACAAAACAGAATGGCTTTTCAGTTAATATACAAGCTACAATGATTCGTGCTACTTCTCTTGAAATTGAAAATTTAAATGGAGACATTCAGTTCCGAACAAATTTTTCGAAGAGTGGCCTGAACCTATCAGAAGATCAAACATTAAAAGCGTTGACTTTAACATTTATACAGAGAGATACAAACCAAGAGGTCAGTTTTCCTCTAAATTATGAACTAAACCAGTTAAGTACACATGTACAGACTGCCTGTTCGTTTAAATATAATGACATTTTAGATGAATTTGGTATCACCAAAAAAATCTGGGATGCATATCTGGATGTGGAAACAAATACCGACAGGCTCCGTATGAGAATTAAAGCTCGTAGTAGAATAATGTCCCAAACTTCTAAGCAGAACTATTTTAAAGATCAATCTATGTACTCAATGTATTTTTATCAGACGATCTATAAGCGTTTGTCACTGGTATACTCTTTAGTTCCTTTAAGAAGAACTGTCAGTGACTACCGGTTTGACAAGCTTAATCTTATTCTACAGGGAAAAGCTTATATCGATTCATCTGAATTTGAGAATGATTCGGCAACAATCCTAAATATTGTGGCAAAAAACAGAGTGACAGAAGAGGAAATTTTTGTTCCATGTAAAAAACTCAATTCAGGCGTATTAAAACGCGTGTTAGGCAAGGCGCAGGCAAAAGGAATAAATTTTGAGGTGGAAATTTCACTCATTGAACTTCAGGGATTAATTGATACTGCGAAAGATATCATTGATTTTTATATTGAAGCTTCAACAGAAAAAGTCACTCGCCGAGAGAAAATCGGACTGAAAAAATATCGATATTATAAAGATGATGTTCTTGCTGCCACTGAATTACCTTCGAAATATGAAGGCGTGGATATCAGTTATTGTTTGACAATTACGCCAAGGGGTAATCTAAAGATTGAAACATTCAAATTAGAGAAGCGTTTTAAGGAAAGTCTGCTGAGTGTCAAAGGGGAAGAAGAGATCTGGCTGATCGGTGAACGTCCGGATACAGCACAGGATACGGGCTATCACTTTTTCCGCTACTGCCGCCGAAATTTCCCGGACCAGCCGGTGTATTATGCGATCAATGGTGACTCAAAGGATTTGAAGAACATCGAGCATTTAGGAAATGTCCTGATTGCCGGGACACCGGAGCACTTTGAGATTGCTTCAAAAGCAAAGGTGCTGATCGGATCGCACGACTTTGACTACTTCCTGCCATTCAAGGGGATTCAGTCACCGGGGTATAAGGATACAGTCAAGGTATTCCTTCAGCACGGCGTCCTGGGCCGTAAAAAAGTGGAGTACAATAAAAAGTTTTATAAATATCCATTTGATATTTTCTGCGTCAGCTCAACTGATGAAAAGCATATGGTGATGGATCAGCAGGGCTATACGGATCAGGATGTCAGGGTAACCGGACTTTCGAGATTTGATCAGCTGCTGCAGGATCATAATCCTAAAAGAGAGATTCTGCTGATCCCGACCTGGAGAGAGTGGCTGAATACGACTGACGCTCTTTTAGAGTCAGAGTACTTAAAGCGGTATACAGGATTTCTCAAAAATCCGAGGCTGCTTGAGCTGTTAAAGAAGCATAATCTTAAATTAAATTTCTATCCTCACTACCGCATGCAGCAGTTTTTCGATGAATTTGGCACGGATTTTGACCCGTCGATTAACCTGATCAAGCTTGGGGAGAAAAATGTGCAGGATCTGCTGAAGGATAATGCGCTGATGATCACTGACTTTTCAAGTGTGTCATTTGATTTTACTTACTTAAGTAAACCGGTTATTTTCTATCATTTTGACCGGGACTCATTCTTTAAAGGCGGCATCATGAGACCATTTGATGAAACGTTCCTCGGGGATGTGGCTTCAGAAGAGGATCAAATGATCAGCTATATTGAAAAGAGCATTGAAAATAACTTCGCTGAAAAAGAAGATGTAAAGGATAAAAAAGGCATGATTTTCGACTACGTTGATCAGCATAACTGTGAGCGGATCTACAGCGAAATTCAGCGGGCAATCAAGGAAAAAGCCAAAGCATAA
- the tagD gene encoding glycerol-3-phosphate cytidylyltransferase — translation MDDNKKVVLTYGTYDLLHWGHINLLKRARELGDTLIVALSTDEFNQKKHKDAYHSYEHRKLILESIRYVDKVIPEDNWEQKVNDVIENKVDIFVMGDDWKGEFDFLAEYCDVVYLDRTTGISTTKIKKDLLGGSR, via the coding sequence ATGGATGATAACAAAAAAGTTGTACTGACCTATGGAACATATGATTTATTGCATTGGGGACATATTAATCTGCTGAAGCGTGCGCGCGAGCTTGGCGATACGCTGATCGTTGCATTATCAACAGATGAATTTAACCAGAAAAAGCACAAGGATGCGTATCATTCATATGAACACCGCAAGCTGATCCTTGAGTCGATCCGCTATGTAGATAAAGTAATCCCTGAAGACAACTGGGAGCAGAAGGTCAATGATGTGATTGAGAATAAAGTAGATATCTTTGTGATGGGTGATGACTGGAAGGGTGAGTTTGATTTCCTCGCTGAATATTGTGATGTCGTATACCTTGACCGCACAACCGGTATCTCTACTACAAAAATTAAAAAGGACTTGCTGGGTGGCAGCAGATAA
- a CDS encoding CDP-glycerol glycerophosphotransferase family protein: MSDAIKSIYLVIIYLLFSFYKLRPLQKSAVFYASFEQNTIYILDELLRRNPDIRVTVICKDSIRDKFNHYPEESITLLSLNRQTDLLRRMYHTAVSKVVIVDNYYAELSAMNFKKGVECIQIWHANGAIKSFGLEDRGNIDRTQVAIRRFKSVYKHFTKIVVGSDEMAEVFKRAFGAADEVFLKTGVPRTDLFFDTPVLKSHRREFFRKYPTLEGKKLVLYTPTFRDADDHRYDIDFVSIQQQLGQDYAFIIKMHPATKQILNIPDDPDSIFITVDRTFEVNELLPVADVLITDYSSIPFEFCLLEKPMIFFAYDLEEYIQDRGIWSDYAEFVPGPVVKTTDALVREIQSSHGKPVDPSYQTFCEKWNKYSSGEAGSKLADYILNKI; this comes from the coding sequence ATGAGCGACGCAATCAAGTCCATTTATTTAGTAATCATTTATCTCCTCTTTTCATTTTATAAGCTGCGCCCTTTACAAAAGAGTGCCGTATTTTATGCAAGCTTTGAACAGAACACAATCTATATTCTTGATGAGCTGCTCAGAAGAAATCCCGATATCAGGGTTACAGTGATCTGTAAGGATTCCATCCGTGATAAGTTCAATCATTATCCTGAGGAGTCAATTACACTGCTGTCACTGAACCGGCAGACTGATCTCCTCAGGAGAATGTATCATACGGCAGTATCAAAGGTCGTAATTGTAGATAATTATTATGCAGAGCTGTCTGCCATGAACTTTAAAAAGGGTGTTGAATGCATTCAGATCTGGCATGCCAATGGTGCGATCAAAAGCTTTGGCCTTGAAGACAGAGGTAACATTGACAGAACGCAGGTCGCGATCCGCAGGTTCAAAAGTGTCTACAAACACTTCACGAAGATTGTTGTCGGTTCTGATGAGATGGCAGAGGTGTTTAAAAGAGCATTTGGTGCAGCAGATGAAGTCTTTTTAAAAACAGGCGTACCAAGAACCGATTTGTTTTTTGATACACCCGTGTTAAAATCTCATAGACGTGAGTTCTTCAGGAAATATCCGACGCTGGAAGGTAAAAAGCTGGTTCTCTATACGCCAACCTTCAGGGATGCTGATGATCACAGATATGATATTGATTTTGTCTCGATTCAGCAGCAGTTAGGGCAGGATTATGCCTTTATCATTAAAATGCACCCTGCTACTAAGCAGATATTGAATATACCGGATGATCCTGACAGTATTTTTATTACGGTGGACCGGACATTCGAAGTGAATGAGCTGCTGCCGGTTGCGGATGTGCTCATCACAGATTATTCATCTATTCCATTTGAATTTTGTCTGCTGGAAAAGCCGATGATCTTTTTTGCATATGATCTGGAGGAATATATTCAGGACAGAGGAATCTGGAGCGACTACGCGGAATTTGTGCCGGGACCGGTTGTAAAGACGACTGACGCACTTGTCAGAGAAATACAGTCTTCTCATGGAAAGCCCGTAGATCCTTCCTATCAGACATTTTGTGAAAAGTGGAACAAATACTCTTCAGGTGAAGCCGGCAGTAAGCTTGCAGACTATATCCTGAACAAAATATAG